One window of Chrysemys picta bellii isolate R12L10 unplaced genomic scaffold, ASM1138683v2 scaf346, whole genome shotgun sequence genomic DNA carries:
- the LOC135978626 gene encoding fibrinogen-like protein 1-like protein yields the protein MDTEGKGWTVVQRNSYNTEITWKESWITYKYGFGNVQQDYWLGNEYLSLLTRQTIYKVRFVVEDKSNNTRYAEYDIFSVEDEPSGYPLSLGRYSGDGEDYLTTYHSGLGGIHDNMKFSTSDKDQDQASGNCASSYGGWWYDKCQNVLLNGKGYIYWAGFCQSGECKSSLILVKPTDVCWVRQEEPILLGSRRR from the coding sequence atggacaccgaaggcaaaggctggaccgttgtccagagaaattcttacaacacagagatcacctggaaggagtcctggatcacctacaagtacggctttgggaacgtgcagcaggattactggctgggcaacgagtacctgtccctgctcacgcggcagaccatctacaaggtccgctttgtggtggaggacaaatccaacaacacccgctacgcagagtacgacatcttcagtgtcgaggatgagcccagcgggtacccgctgagtctgggcaggtactctggggacggcgaggactatctcaccacctaccactccggcctggggggcatacacgacaacatgaagttcagcacaagtgacaaggatcaggaccaggccagtgggaattgcgcaagtagctatggaggctggtggtacgacaagtgtcagaacgtcctgctcaatgggaaaggctacatctactgggcagggttctgtcagagtggggagtgcaagtcttccctcatcctggttaagccaacagacgtgtgctgggtccggcaggaggagcccatcctccttgggagccggcgccgctga